Proteins found in one Aethina tumida isolate Nest 87 chromosome 1, icAetTumi1.1, whole genome shotgun sequence genomic segment:
- the LOC109609188 gene encoding uncharacterized protein LOC109609188: protein MDVTLQKHCAKFIYAVPDGLHELMSDISREVLRFQPEDIYTFIADYLDALLITRENARVASRLVTTITRIAITTVDLLEQTGMRYEEADRVVSVIQEVFRRHMDIKPSDNLSSNDDLDEENVVTEIICLSSVPSYIADEAGLIIQKAYQMFKERKQFERNLLENMLDWRVAARSAIHLYRKTGVSKEEADRAATLIKAAYKGYYTRRQISKWCEMEKAHPQKDITNVEFLNQSDENEELREDSIGNYRKIAKYSVCDEEVTEYEIPTLAFSLDEDTSADQNEITKSLTTSEVETEEVPVTSITAPEGTAQVETDEDISGAPLSNISSLEEEN, encoded by the exons atggaTGTGACACTGCAGAAACATTGTGCAAAGTTTATATATGCCGTACCTGATGGGTTACATGAGTTGATGAGTGATATTTCAAGAgag GTTTTAAGATTCCAACCCGAGGACATTTACACATTTATTGCTGATTATTTAGATGCTCTACTTATCACCAGAGAAAACGCCAGAG TTGCATCAAGGTTAGTAACTACAATAACTCGAATTGCGATTACCACTGTTGATTTACTGGAGCAAACGGGTATGAGATACGAGGAGGCAGACAGAGTGGTTTCTGTAATTCAAGAAGTGTTCAGGAGACACATGGACATCAAACCTTCAGACAATTTATCTAGCAACG ATGACCTCGATGAGGAAAATGTTGTGACTGAAATCATCTGTCTGTCCAGCGTACCTTCATATATAGCCGATGAAGCGGGATTGATCATACAAAAGGCGTATCAAATGTTTAAGGAAAGGAAACAATTTGAAAGGAACCTTTTGGAGAACATGCTGGATTGGAGAGTTGCTGCTCGGAGTGCCATTCACCTTTATAGAAAAACAGGAGTCAGTAAGGAAGAAGCTGACAGAGCAGCAACATTAATAAAG GCTGCGTATAAAGGTTATTACACTAGAAGGCAAATCAGCAAATGGTGTGAAATGGAAAAAGCACATCCTCAAAAAGATATAACTAATGTCGAATTTCTCAATCAATCAGATGAAAATGAAGAGCTTAG GGAAGACAGCATTGgcaattatagaaaaattgcaaaatattcTGTGTGCGACGAAGAGGTAACAGAATATGAAATACCCACCTTAGCATTCAGTCTTGATGAGGATACTTCTGCTGATCAGAATGAAATTACAAAGTCTCTTACTA CAAGCGAGGTTGAAACTGAAGAAGTTCCAGTAACTTCCATAACAGCACCAGAAGGTACAGCACAAGTTGAAACAGATGAAGATATTTCTGGAGCACCGCTTTCGAATATTTCGAGTCTTGAAGAGGAAAATTAG